GCCGCGCCCGCCGGTGCCGCCACCGCGGTCGCCGAGCGGACCGAAGAGGAACACGACGAGTACGACGACCAGCCGTGGCACATCGCGCGGGAGAAGGTCCACCCGGCCGAGCCGATGACCGTGGACGACGCGCTGTTCCAGATGGAACTCGTCGGCCATGACTTCTACCTGTTCCAGGACAAGGAATCCGGCCGACCGAGCGTGGTCTACCGGCGACACGCCTACGACTACGGGATCATCTCGCTGGACATCTGAGGCTGCGGCGCCGGCTCGGGGGAACTGACCGACCCGAGCCGGCGACTCCGTCTCAGCCCGCCAGATCGCCAGGTAGCAGGCCGAAAACTGTGGAGTCGGCGCGCACCCCGGCGCCGCCGGGCAGCCGTCCGCGCAGCAGACCCTCACGCCGGAAACCGGCCCGCTCCAGCACCCGCTGCGAAGCGACGTTCTCCGGCAGGGTGCCCGCCCACAGCCGGGCCAGGCCGACGTGTCGGAAACCCCATCCGACGAGCAGTCGTACGGTGCGGGTGGCCAGTCCTCGTCCGCGCCACTGCGGAAACAGGCTGTAGCCGATCATCCCCTGGTTGGCCGGCTGGTCGAGGAGCAGCATGCAGTTGCCCGCGACGGTTCCCGACGCCGCGTCCAGGATGACCATGGTTGCGCTCCTGGCGACCAGCCACTGGTTCGGCGCGTTCCGGCAGTGCTGCTCCATCGTCTCGCGGGTGGGTGGCTCCGGCGGCACCCGGCTGGCCACCACCTCCGCGCCGGTGTGCAGCCGGTACATCGCGTCGACGTCATCCGGCCCGAGGGCGCGCAGCGCGACCACGCCGTCGGTCAGCCGACCGCCGGGCAGGTCCGGCAACGGACGCGGGACCGGTCCGGGCGGGTCGTCGGCGAGGCGTACCCACACCGTCAGGTCCCGCCGGCCGCCGCCGCGTACCGCACTGGCGGATCGGCGTACGCCCTCGGGGTGGAATCCGGCGGCCAGCGCGACCCGCTGGCTGGCCACGTTCTCGACGCTGGTGAGCAGCTCCAGCCGGACGATGCCGGTGGCGAAGGCGTGCCCGGCCAATGCCCGGGTGGCGGCCGTGGCCAGGCCCCGGCCGCGCGCCCACGGTGCCACCCAGTAACCGATCTCGGCCTGGCCCCGCTGCGCCACCGGGTTGCTCAGGCCAACGGTGCCGAGCAGCCGGTCGGTCTCCGGGTCGGCGACGGCGTACGCGGCACCGCCGCCGGCGAAGGCCGCCGGGGCGCCCTCGGTGACCCACCACCGGGCGTCGGCCTCGGTGTACGGATAGGGCAGGCCGTCGAGGAAGCGTTGGGTGAGCGGGTCGGCACAGCCGGCGGTGATGTCGGCGATGTCGGCGAGCCGAAACGGCCGCAACCGGAGGCCCTCGCCCTGGATCAGGGTGGCGCTCACGCCGTCACCTGCCGGGTCAGGTCCTCGGCGAGCAACGCGCCGACCCAGGCGTCGACCCGCTGGCCCCGGTGGTTGAGGGCGCCCCGGGCGGTGCCCTCGATCGTGAAACCGGCCTTCTCGGCGACTCGGCGGGAGGCGACGTTGCCGACGTGGCTGCGCCATTCGACGCGGGCCAACCCGAGCGTGGTGAAACCCCAGGTGGTCAACGCCGCGAGCGCGGCCGGCAGGTAGCCCCGGCCACGGACGCGCGGCGCGGCCATGAAGCCGACGTCGGCCAGCAACGGGTCGGTGGGTGACAGGCGCAGGTCGATCGACCCGGCGTAGTGGTCCCGCCCGTCGGCGATCACGTAGCTGGCGGCGGTGCCACTGGCCCAGTTGTCCCGGCAGTGGGTGCGGAAGGATTCGGCCGCCGACCGGTCGTACCGCTCGGGGACGGTGGTCCAGCGCAGTGTCTCCGGATCCTGGCAGGTGCTGATCACCGCGTCGAGGTCGCGCTCCTCCAGCGGGCGCAGGCGCAGCTCGTGCTCGCCGGCGGTGGCGAAGAGGGTGGGCTGCGGCCGGCCGAAGACGGCTGCGCGGCGGGCCTCCAGCGTGCCCGGCCCGGCCGGGCCGACCTCGCCGGGCGCCGGCACATCGCCGGGCAGCAACGAGCCGAACCACTCGTAGCTGCCGCCAGCCGGGTCGGCGGAGCGCAGTCGTCCCTCGATCCGGAATCCGGCCCGGAGCGCGACCAGCCGGGAGGCGTGGTTGCCCACCTGGGCGCCCCAGGCCAGCCGCCGCAGCTTCAACTCGGTGAACGACCAGCGGGCCACGGCCCGCACGGCGCGTACCGCGACGCCGCGCCCACGTGCCCACGGTGCGGTCCAATAGCCGATCTCGCTGAGTTCGTGGGTGCGGTCGATCGTGTTCAGTCCACAGCCGCCGAGCATTTCGCCGGTGGCCGCGTCGCAGACCAGGAAGGGTGCTCCGGTGCCCTCCTGCCACTGCCGTGCCCGCTTGGCGACGAATGTTCGTGCGTGTTCCGGCAGGTACGGAAGCGGCATGCTGGTCCAGCGCTGGATGTCCGGGTCCTGGAAGGCGCGGTGCAGGGCGTCGGCGTCCTCGGCGTGCCACGGTCGTAACACCAGACCGGCCTCGTTGATCTCCACGGGCTCCATCCGACCCATCGTGCCGGATCGTTCGCCCACGGCGTAACCGAAAAACCGGGGCGCAGGCGAGGCTGCGACGCGTTATGTCGGTTTCGCGATGACCGACCCCTGCCACCAGTGACCATCTGCCCGATGGAACGCCTACGATGGTTCGAGACTGTCTAGGGGAGCGTTGATCCGTGTCGATTCTGGAAAAGGTCCTCCGCGCGGGCGAGGGGCGCATGGTGCGCCGGCTCAAGGCGATTGCCGCCGCCGTCAACTCGATCGAGGACGACTACGTCAACCTCACGGACGACGAGCTGCGCGGCATGACCGAGCAGTTCAGGGAACGGCTCGCCGATGGCGAGACCCTGGACGACCTTCTGCCCGAAGCATTCGCGGTCTGCCGGGAGGCAGCGGCGCGGGTGCTCGGCCAACGGCCGTACGACGTGCAGGTGATGGGTGGCGCGGCGCTGCACTTCGGCAACATCGCCGAGATGAAGACCGGTGAGGGCAAGACCCTGACCTCGGTGATGCCGGTCTACCTCAACGCGCTCTCCGGCAAGGGCGTGCACGTGGTCACGGTGAACGACTACCTGGCCCAGCGGGACGCCGCCTGGATGGGTCGGGTGCACGAGTTCCTCGGCCTGACCGTCGGCGTGGTGCTGCCCAACCGGCCGGCCGCCGAGCACCGCGCGGCGTACGAGTGCGACATCACCTACGGCACGAACAACGAGTTCGGCTTCGACTACCTGCGCGACAACATGGCCTGGTCGAAGGAGGAACTGGTCCAGCGCGGCCACAACTTCGCCGTGGTCGACGAGGTCGACTCGATCCTGATCGACGAGGCCCGAACCCCGCTGATCATCTCCGGCCCGGCCGAGCACTCCGCCCGTTGGTACGGCGAGTTCGCCGCCGTCGTGGCCCGGTTGCAATCCGGCAAGGACGGCGAGGGCGACTACGAGGTCGACTACTCCAAGCGCACGATCGCAGTCACCGAGCGGGGCGTGGCAAAGGTCGAGGACCGGCTCGGCATCGACAACCTCTACGAGTCGGTGAACACTCCGCTGGTCGGCTACCTGAACAACGCCATCAAGGCCAAGGAGCTCTACAAGCGCGACAAGGACTACATCGTCAGCGACGGTGAGGTCCTGATCGTCGATGAGTTCACCGGCCGCATCCTGCACGGCCGCCGGTACAACGAGGGCATGCACCAGGCGATCGAGGCCAAGGAGGGGGTGGAGATCAAGCAGGAGAACCAGACCCTGGCCACCATCACCCTCCAGAACTACTTCCGCCTCTACGACAAGCTCTCCGGCATGACCGGTACCGCCCAGACCGAGGCGGGCGAGTTCAACAAGGTCTACAAGGTCGGCGTGGTGACCATCCCGACCCACCGGCCGATGGTCCGCCAGGACCGGGCCGACGTCATCTACAAGACCGAGAAGGCCAAGTTCAACGCGGTGATCGAGGACATCGCCGAGCGGCACCACGCCGGGCAGCCGGTGCTGGTCGGCACCGTATCGGTGGAGAACTCCGAGATCCTGTCCCAGTTGCTGCGCCGCCGGGGCATTCCGCACTCGGTGCTGAACGCGAAGTTCCACGCCCGGGAGGCGGAGATCGTCGCCCAGGCCGGTCGCAAGGGCGCGGTCACGGTGGCCACCAACATGGCCGGCCGAGGCACCGACATCCTGCTCGGCGGCAACCCCGAGTTCCTCGCCGCGAGCGAGTTGCGCCAGCGTGGCCTCGACCCGGCGGAGAACGCCGAGGAGTACGACAAGGCCATGGAAGAGGTCCTGCCGAAGTGGAAGCAGGCCTGCGACGCCGAGGCCGAGGAGGTGGCCGCCGCCGGC
This DNA window, taken from Micromonospora sp. FIMYZ51, encodes the following:
- a CDS encoding GNAT family N-acetyltransferase produces the protein MEPVEINEAGLVLRPWHAEDADALHRAFQDPDIQRWTSMPLPYLPEHARTFVAKRARQWQEGTGAPFLVCDAATGEMLGGCGLNTIDRTHELSEIGYWTAPWARGRGVAVRAVRAVARWSFTELKLRRLAWGAQVGNHASRLVALRAGFRIEGRLRSADPAGGSYEWFGSLLPGDVPAPGEVGPAGPGTLEARRAAVFGRPQPTLFATAGEHELRLRPLEERDLDAVISTCQDPETLRWTTVPERYDRSAAESFRTHCRDNWASGTAASYVIADGRDHYAGSIDLRLSPTDPLLADVGFMAAPRVRGRGYLPAALAALTTWGFTTLGLARVEWRSHVGNVASRRVAEKAGFTIEGTARGALNHRGQRVDAWVGALLAEDLTRQVTA
- the secA gene encoding preprotein translocase subunit SecA, whose protein sequence is MSILEKVLRAGEGRMVRRLKAIAAAVNSIEDDYVNLTDDELRGMTEQFRERLADGETLDDLLPEAFAVCREAAARVLGQRPYDVQVMGGAALHFGNIAEMKTGEGKTLTSVMPVYLNALSGKGVHVVTVNDYLAQRDAAWMGRVHEFLGLTVGVVLPNRPAAEHRAAYECDITYGTNNEFGFDYLRDNMAWSKEELVQRGHNFAVVDEVDSILIDEARTPLIISGPAEHSARWYGEFAAVVARLQSGKDGEGDYEVDYSKRTIAVTERGVAKVEDRLGIDNLYESVNTPLVGYLNNAIKAKELYKRDKDYIVSDGEVLIVDEFTGRILHGRRYNEGMHQAIEAKEGVEIKQENQTLATITLQNYFRLYDKLSGMTGTAQTEAGEFNKVYKVGVVTIPTHRPMVRQDRADVIYKTEKAKFNAVIEDIAERHHAGQPVLVGTVSVENSEILSQLLRRRGIPHSVLNAKFHAREAEIVAQAGRKGAVTVATNMAGRGTDILLGGNPEFLAASELRQRGLDPAENAEEYDKAMEEVLPKWKQACDAEAEEVAAAGGLYVLGTERHESRRIDNQLRGRSGRQGDPGESRFYLSLQDELMKRFRSGAVEAVMDRFNIPEDVPIESKMVTRQIKSAQAQIEGQNAEIRKNVLKYDEVMNKQRQVIYAERLRVLNGEDLSDQVRNMIDDVIEAYVRGATSEGYAEDWDLDQLWTSLKQLYPVSVTVEELEEEAGGSRSAIDADFLVSRLKEDAHAAYDRREEQLGAEGTRQLERMVLLQVIDRKWREHLYEMDYLQEGITLRAYAQRDPVVEYQREGFAMFTTMMDGIKEETVGFLYNLEVQVNEPEPEAEEVQLLEKPVEIKAKGLRRAPQQGLQYSAPTIDGEAGAGGVAVQRDDQRAPALGIGSPEPDAPAAPGRTAPAAPQRPASALRGPGVAASTARQATASSGQASASNGPSRNAPCPCGSGRKYKRCHGAPGGTSAS
- a CDS encoding GNAT family N-acetyltransferase is translated as MSATLIQGEGLRLRPFRLADIADITAGCADPLTQRFLDGLPYPYTEADARWWVTEGAPAAFAGGGAAYAVADPETDRLLGTVGLSNPVAQRGQAEIGYWVAPWARGRGLATAATRALAGHAFATGIVRLELLTSVENVASQRVALAAGFHPEGVRRSASAVRGGGRRDLTVWVRLADDPPGPVPRPLPDLPGGRLTDGVVALRALGPDDVDAMYRLHTGAEVVASRVPPEPPTRETMEQHCRNAPNQWLVARSATMVILDAASGTVAGNCMLLLDQPANQGMIGYSLFPQWRGRGLATRTVRLLVGWGFRHVGLARLWAGTLPENVASQRVLERAGFRREGLLRGRLPGGAGVRADSTVFGLLPGDLAG